Below is a genomic region from Candidatus Marsarchaeota archaeon.
ATGCGGCTTCAGCACTCTAGCATTGCCCTGAACTCCCTTGCGTTCTGCAGCATGTCATGGTCGTTGTTGAAGAATGCGAATATCCTTGAAGGCCTATGCTCCATCGCCATGCTGGCCATAGTGCCAAGCTCTTTTTTGCTGTACATGTATGAATACCAGGAGCGCCTGCCATGGAAGCGCATATATACGACATTATTCTTGTCCCATATTCTGCCATGCACCTCTGGCGAATCTGGCGAAACAACCACGCCCTTAAAGTCCAGCCTTGAAAAATCAAAGGAATACCAGCTGCTGTGCCTGAATTCTACTGCAAGCCTCTTTTCATCGAAGCTCTTCACGAAATCAAGGAGCCTTCCCTGCATGTTTGCAGTAAATTTCGGAGGCATCTGTAGCAGGTAGAGCGATATGCTTTTGTCAAGGGGCCTGAACAGCTCAAGGAACCTGCCAAACAGATCGACAGCCTTGTCGTTAAGCATGTGCATATGCGTAACGTACCTGTTCACCTTTACAACCCAGTCAAGGCTTCTCTTTGCGCTCCATGCACTTACCTGGCTGCTTGACGGGAACCTGTAGAAGCTGGCGTTGAGCTCGATTGCGTTCAGGCCGCTGTTCCTTATGTACCAGTCAAGCGTATGGCCCTCGTTCCATGTATACATCCATCCGGATGTCCCAACACTGCAGCGCATAATATCACCTCTATTGCACAGGCGTGCCTTATGCCTAATGCGGAATTATGCCGTTTGCCGGAATGCTTTTTATAACGCCGTTTATGCCGAACAGCACAATGTGGCTGCCTATAACCACCGGGTTTCCGGGCCCCATATACACTCCTGTTTCAGATTTGCGCGCTACACTGCCGTTCGCAGTTATGGCGAAAGCGGTCCCATTGTAGTTGACATATATGAGATAGCCGTCCAGCACGTTAACGTTTGATGACCCTATGCCTGTGTAAACATCCCATAGCATGTTCCCGTCGGACGCGTTCAGGGCATACAGCGTATTAGACGATGTAGGTTCGACAAGGACCATGCCGTTATAGATGGAAAGCGGTGGCATTTCTATTGGAGGCGCAATCTGCGGCGGCTCCTGCACGCCGTAACCGACCATCCTGTCCCACACTATCTTCCCATTAGACGCGTTCATCGCCACTATGTATAGCCTATAGCCGTTGTCGGCTATTGCTTGCGTATAGCTTGTTATTACATCTCCCATGTATATTACTGGCGAGCAGTCGTCAAGCCCGCCATACGCGTTGATGCCGTCGCTCCATAAGACCTTGCCGTTTGAAGCGTTTATGGCGTAAAACCGGTAAGGCCTCGCGCCTCCGAAATAGACTATGCCGTCAAGCAGCGCAGGCGATGACATGCTGTCGAAAGAAGGTATGCTTGTGTTCCACACTTGGGATCCGGCAATGGCGTTAATTCCGTAAACAGCGCCTGCGCCAGTGGGCTCCACTATTATTCCATTGTAATAAGCTGGCGTTGGCATGTCTTCTCCAAAGGTATTGAATTCCCACATGAGGCTGCCGTTGCGTATGCTTATTGCTGCAATGTAGTTCGTGCCGTTTCCCCTTATTGAAATGCCTTTGAAGTTGTTGTTGCCAAGCCCTATTATCGCCTCGTTGCCTATAGTTATCGGCTGCGTCATAGCCTCATTTGGCAGCGCATCGTACCATATGGTATTGCCTGTTGTTGAGTTTATCGCTATCATGCCGCCAAGGTAAGTGCTCATATAGGTCAACCCGGCCAGTATCTCGCCATCGTAATAGGACGGATTCACTATTATTGAGCCGTTGATGCTGATGTTGAAAGTTCCTGCGCTTCCGTTTATCGCATAGGCATGGTAGTTATTCTGCTCGTATTGGTAGTTGTAGCCTGAATAAAACTGCGGCACGTAAGGCTTCAGGTCAGGTGCTGCTGAGCGCTGCGAGCCAAGCGCGTATGCAGACAGCAGCGCAGCTGCTATGGCAATTGCAATCACTGCAGCCAGTGCCTGTGCACTAGACCTTTTACCTGCTGCTTTCCTAGAAGCTGCCATAGTCTAATAAGGCTAAACCAATATTTAATAATCTGAAGCATTTGCAGCCTCCAGGCATAGAATATTAATTTTTTGTTGGAAAATACTCACTGCATGGGCTCGTAGTCGAGTGGTAAGACGTCCGCTTCACACGCGGGAGATCCGGAGTCCGATTCTCCGCGGGCCCACTAAAATTTTCCTCCATGCCATTGCAGCTTCTCCTGCGATGCAAACTCTATATATTAGGAATTGCAATAATTATTCGGAATTGCGCGTTTAGCCTTTTAAAGTTAATTATAGCATAAATAAATGATCAGGATGAAGCTCTTCAGGCCGGTTCTTGCAGCGCTGCTGTTCATAGTGTTCACTCTTTATTTCACTTACTACTTCGGGCCAACGCTTGTAATGCTTCACATGAACCCTTCATCAAGGCTTTCGTTCTTCATCTCTTCGCCGTTCAACGTTTCTACTGACGGAAGCCTGCTCCTAAATCTTTACATTCCTGCGGTTGTGATCTTCGCGCTGGGGTTCTACCTAAAGAATTTTAACACCGCTTTCCAAAAGAAGTGCAACCTCAGGTCCATATTCCTCATGAGCATTGTGGCGAGCTATGCGAAATCTGTTTTTTCAATGGTGCACTACAACGGCTATGCGGATTTTGGCATCTCCCTTGGGACTTCAGTGATAACGCTGTCGTTCATGGTCGCCTTCATGATTTCACTTGAAGTGTATATAGATGACAAGGAAAAGTACGAGCATCTTTACAGCAGGTTCATGTTTGCAATTATTGCATCGCTACTTGCAATTTTCGCCTTTCTAATAACAATGAGCTTCTTCTTCAATACCACCAGCACGCTGGTCCATGCGGTTGGCCTTACCGCATTCCTCATAATGTTCATTCCTTTCTATGAGCGAGCCAACATAGCTAAGTTTGCAAAGAGGGAAGAGCACGAAATTGAGCGGGCCCTGCACGCGGCAGGCCAGCCTGAATGAGCCCTTAATGCTAAGAAAGCTTTTTATTTGTTTCGCGGACCGCTTTTATGGAAAGATATATATATTTGCTTTGAGATGGCTTCGTGCGCTTTTGTAGGAAAAAGCTTTGTATTTTATGCTGTAGGGGTAGTCTTAATGTCTATTGGCAAATTCAAACCGGTTTTCGCAGCCATGTTGATGGCTGTATTCCTTATCGGAATCGTTCACGCAGCACCTGTTTTGACATCGCTGTCAGCGAGCAACAGTACGATAGATTTAGGCCAGTACGTCACATATAATGTAATAGCCAGCAATGTGATATCTCCTTTTACTGTAAATTTGATATATACTGGTGGTCCAGGGACTGTTGATGAAGAATCTGCAGTAAACGTCATAGAAACTAATTCGATAACATCAAACGGTGTGGTTACATTTACAAGCTTCAACGGCTTTTCTACAACAGGTTCTTATTCATTCAATGCAATAGGAACTTCAAACGGCATATCAGTATCAAGCAACGAAAATACAATAACCGTGAATTCTGCGCTTGGAACGCCAACCATATCATCAGCATCATCCTCTTATGATTCAGGTCAGACAGTCATCCTTACTGCTTCAGCTTCAGGCGGCACGACTCCTTATTCATATCAGTGGTATAATGATACATCAGGAACAGCAATAAGCGGTGCAACATCAAATGTGCTTAGCCTCACTGCAAACTCCCCTTCAACTAAAATATTCAGCTACTTCGTATCAGTCAAAGACAGCGCCACAACCCCAGAAACTGAAAACAGTGTAGCAGCAAGCGTGAAAGTGTATCCTCCACTTAGCGTTACAGTCACCAATTCTACGGTATATCTGGATGCAGGCCAGGAAATAGACTTTACGGCATCAGCTTCAGGCGGCACAGGAGCTGCAGATTATACTTATGAATGGACTTATGGATCTCTGACACCAGTAAGCGGCTGCACTTCAGGGAACACCGCAACAACATGCAAGGTTGAAGCTACTACTGCAGGTACATATACAATAAATGTTGCAGTGACAGACAATGGCATTCCAACCCCAGAGACTGCAAATGCAGAAGCATCTTTGACTGTAAACACCGATCCTGTAATAACCTTAACACCAACACCAGTTGCTGCTGATGGTGGACAGGCAGTAGTATACACTGCTTCAATCACAGGCGGCACCGGTCCCTTCAATGTAGAGCTTTACAATATAACAAAAGTAACCTCTTTTATACCAAATATAATCATTGATGAAGACTCCAGCGGTAATTTCGTATTTACTTCACCTGCATCAGGCGCAGTTGTGAATTTTAATGCCATTGCAACAGATACAGGCACCAATGTGCCATACTTATTTACGTCCGGCAATGTTGAGCTCACTGGCTCGCCATCACCTTATATAACAATAAGCCCGTACAGCGGCTCTAATGCTGGCAACCTGTTTGATGCAGGCCAGCCAATAACATACAAGTTTCAGATTACAGGCGGCACCGGCCCGTTCGAAGTCCTATTGCATAATGTAACTGGTTCAAGTACGCAAATCTCAAATATAAGCGTTCCAAGAAGTAGTACCCGCGTAGAAACTGGCAACTTCATGTTCGATTCAGGTACGGAAGCAGGGACATTTGAATACAATGCTATAGCTACAGATACTGGATTAACGCCTTCATACTATGTTTTCAATTCCATAACAAACACAATAGTGGTGCACGGCGCACCTTCTGTAAGCCTTGCCCCGAGCAATGCCATAGCCGATGCAGGCCAGTCCGAAACGCTTTTGGCATCAGTCACTGGCGGCACACCCCCATATACATACACATTCTACAATCTATCAGGCTCTACTCCAAAACCAATAAGCGGCTGCACTTCAATACCTTCAAGCACATGCACATTCACAACTTCTGCAACAGGCAGCTTTACGTATAATGTAGTGGTGACAGACAGCGCCACTACACCGGAAACCTTCAACTCGATACCGATATCAATAACGGTAAACACTGCACTGGTGGCAAACGCGCCGCTTGTAACTAATTCAATACTTGACCAAGGTCAGAGCTCTACATTAATATCTCAGGCTTCTGGCGGAACGCCACCATACACCTATGAATGGTTTGAAAATTCCGATGATGAAGGCACAGGGCCAGAATACCAGTTCATAACAAGTTCAAGCACACCTAAAGGAACGTATACCTTTGATTATAAAGTAACAGATTCCGCCTCTACGAATTCAGTAGTCACATCAGGTACAAACACGGTAACCGTTAACACAGCTCCTTCAATAACCCTTACGCCAAGCAATTCTGTCTTAGACGCCGGCCAGTACGAGACATTTACAATGCACGTAACCGGCGGCACCGGCCCGTTCGACGTAGAGCTCTACAATATTTCCGGTTCTAAAGCTGTCGGGAACGTGATAATATCCTCACCCGGTGGCAGCAACACAATAACTTTCAAGACATCAAAAACAGGCTCATTCGAATACAACGCCATCGCAACAGACGAAGGCACAACAGAGCATTATACATTCTCTTCTGTAACCAATACCATAACGGTAGACTCTGCCCTTTCCGCAAACCCGATATCGATAAACGGCACAAAGTTTGACATAGGGCAAAGCATCGCGCTTTCAACAACCCCACCAACAACAGGAACGCCACCATACACCTATGACTTCATAATAGAGAGTTCCACAGGAGCAACACTGTTCTCTTCAGGCTACACATCATCAAACACATACATGTACACTGCGAACACTCTTGGCACAGATATTGCCAACGTAATAGTAAAAGACAGCGCATCAACACCATCATTCTCAACATCAAACACTGTAACATTCACAACAGTATCAACTCCTTCAATAACACTAACGCCAAGCAATTCCGTCTTAGACGCCGGTCAGTACGAGACATTCACAATGTCTGTAACAGGCGGCACCGGTCCCTTCAATGTAGAGCTTTACAATATCACTGGCAATACTATAGTCGGCAGTGTCATAGTACCATACGATGGCAGCAACACAATAACTTTCAAGACATCAAAAACAGGCTCATTCGAATACAACGCCATCGCAACAGACGAAGGCACAACAGATCCATACACAGTCACCTCTTCAGTCAATACCATAACGGTAGACTCTGCCCTTTCCGCAAACCCGATATCGATAAACGGCACAAAGTTTGACATAGGGCAAAGCATCGCGCTTTCAACAACCCCACCAACAACAGGAACGCCACCATACACCTATGACTTCATAATAGAGAGTTCCACAGGAGCAACACTGTTCTCTTCAGGCTACACATCATCAAACACATACATGTACACTGCGAACACTCTTGGCACAGATATTGCCAACGTAATAGTACAAGACAGCGCATCAACACCATCATTCTCAACATCAAACACTGTAACATTCACAACAGTATCAACTCCTTCCGTAACCCTTACGCCAAGCAATTCAACGCTTGATGCAGGCCAGTACGAGACATTTACAATGTCTGTAACAGGCGGCACCGGTCCCTTCGATGTTGAGCTTTACAATATTTCAGGCGGAAAGCCAGTTGGCAACGTCATAGTACCATACGATGGCAGCAACACAATAAGCTTCAATGCCTTAAATTCAGGCTCAAGCCCGCTTACACTGAGTTACAACGCCATCGCAACAGACGAAGGCACATCAGATCCATACACAGTCACCTCTTCAGTCAATACCATAACAGTCAATACTAAACCTGTGCTCACAATAAGCCCAAGCAATCCAACAATAGACTCTGGCACCGAAGAAACATATACTATGCACGTAACAGGCGGCACCGGCCCGTTCGACGTTGAGCTCTACAACATTACCGGCGAAAAGCCTCAGGGAAGCAATGTAATAATATCGCTTCCAGGCGGCAGCAACACCATAAGCTTTACAATAAATTCACCAACAGCAATCACCTATTCATTCAACGGAATCGCAACAGACGAAGGCACCACAACACCTTACGTATTCAACTCAACAAAGAGCAGCATAGAAGTGGCCGCAAGCGTCGGAATAACCCTTACGCCCAGCAACATAACGCTTGACGCCGGCCAGTACGAGACATACAATGCCGGAATAACAGGTGGAGTCGGTCCGTTTAATACAGAACTATATAATATAACTGGCTCAAAGCAGCAGGGTGGCACCCACAATGATTCTATAATAAGCGGAGATTACGGCACGTTTACCTTCCAAACCGGAGTGCCAGGAACCTATGAATACAACGCCATCGCAACAGATACTGGCACAACACCACCAGAAAAGTTCAGCTCAAGCCCTCCAAATACCATAGTGGTATATAGTACACCAACAGTAAGTTTAAGCCCAAGCTCACTATATATAGATTATCCACAGCCCGAAACGCTATCTGCAACAGTGACTGGAGGAAGCGGAGACTTCCTTTACACATTCTATGAGCCTTCTAGCGGCACTGCGCCTATATGCTCCCAATCTACAAGCAGTACATGCACGGCTGTCGATGATTACAACGGTATCGGTACTGACACGTTTAATGTAATAGTGACCGATATCGGAGTAACAACGCCTTACACATTCAATTCGCCGCTTCTTAGCGTTTATCTGCATCCTGAGCTCGAGCCTGCTGTAGTGAGCCAACCTACCTCAACCTACACGCTTGACGTAGGTCAGACAATGACCATAAGCGCATCTTCAGCTAGCGGAGGAACCCCGCCATACACATATACATGGTCGATAGCTAGCGGCACATCATGCCCTAGATTTGTGGTACCTGGAAATGTGCATGAATTTAGCTATACCCCAACAGGTCCATCGAGCAATTGTGAATTTACCATAGCCACAGAAGATAGTGCATCTACACCAGAGACAGGTACAAGCACAACATCAAATATAATTATTGATTCTAAGCCTGTAGTTTCATTGTCACCAACAAATCCAGTAATAGATGCAGGCCAAAGCATAGCTCTACATGCATCAGTCACTGGCGGCACCGGTCAGTTCTCATACCAGTGGTATACAGGAATCCCAGGCGGCAGCAACACACTAATAAGTGGAGCCACTGGCACTTCGTATGACGCAAATACACCATCTACAACCTCATACTTTGTAGTGGTCACAGACACAGGCACAAATACGCCATATACATTCAATTCCATAAAAGACACAGTCACAGTAGATGCAGATCCATCAGTAACAGTATTGCCCCCAACTTCAACACTTGATGTAGGTCAGTCAGAAACGCTTTCTGCATCAGTCACTGATGGTACAGGCTCGTTCTCATACCAGTGGTACAACGACACAAAAGGAACAGGCGCAGCAATACCAGACGCAACATCATCCTCGTACACATTCAACGCAAACAACGCAAACACGTTCGAATATTACGTGGTGGTCACAGACACAGGCACAACAACAGGTGCAACGCCTACTATTACTGCTACGTCAAACAATGCAGTAATAACTGTTAACAAGGATCCGTCTATTGCAATATTCCCATCATCTGCCACAATTGACGCAGGCCAGACAATAAAGTTCACAAACAAAACGTCGGATGGAACAGGTCCGTTTACCTACTCGTATTCCGTATCTCCAAACAACGGATTCACTAAAAACGACAACAGCTTCACATTCACAACACCAAACACTTACACCGTGAAAGAAACCGTAACTGACGCAAACGGAGAAACTGCCAATGCAGTTTCAACAGTCACAGTTGATGCAGATCCATCAGTAACAGTATCGCCCCCAACTTCAACACTTGATGCAGGCCAGTCCGAAACGCTTTCGGCATCAGTCACCGGCGGCACCGGCACATATAGCTACCAGTGGTACAACGACACAACAGGCAAAGGCACAACAATATCCGGCGCAACATCATCCTCGTACGCATTCACCGCAAACAACGCAAACACGTTCAAATATTACGTGGTGGTCACAGACACAGGCACAACAACAGGTGCAACGCCTACGATTACCGCTACGTCAAACAATGCAATAGTAAATGTATATAACGACATTACTCCATCTGATATAATCATATCTCCAAGCCCATTCACCGTAGACGTGGGCCAAAGCATAGCCCTGCACGCATCAGTCACCGGCGGCACAGGCACATATAGCTACCAGTGGTACCTCAACGGCAATACATTCGGCACGGATTCAGACACTCTTACCTTTAACGGAAACAGCTCTACTCTATCAACTTCGGTAAATAGAATAGAATTAAAAGTAACAGATACAGGAACGTCTGTAACTCCATACCTAAGTGCAAACTCGCCAATAGATTATGGCACTGTTAACACAGCTCCTTCCGTAACCCTTACGCCAAGCAATTCCGTCTTAGACGCCGGTCAGTACGAGACATTCACAATGTCTGTAACAGGCGGCACCGGTCCCTTCAATGTAGAGCTTTACAACATAACAGGCAATACTATAGTCGGCAGTGTCATAGTACCATACGATGGTAGCAACACAATAACTTTCAAGACATCAAAAATAGGCTCATTCAATTATAACGCCATCGCAACAGACGAAGGCACATCAGGGCATTATACATTCTCTTCTGTAACTAATACAATAACTGTAGACTCTGCCCTTTCCGCAAATCCGATATCGATAAACGGCACAAAGTTTGACATAGGGCAAAGCATTGCGCTTTCAACAACCCCTCCAACAACAGGAACGCCTCCATACACCTATGACTTCATAATAGAGAGTTCCACAGGAACAACACTGTTCTCTTCAGGCTACACATCATCAAACACATACATGTACCCTGCGAACACTCTTGACACAGATATTGCCAACGTAATAGTAAAAGACAGCGCATCAACACCTTCATTCTCAACATCAAATACTGTAACATTCACAACAGTATCAACTCCGTCCGTAACCCTAACGCCAAGCAACACGACTCTTGATGCTGGTCAGTACGAGACATTCACAATGTCAGTCACCGGCGGCACCGGTCCATTCAACGTAGAGCTCTACAACGTTTCAGGCGGAAAGCCTGTCGGCAACGTCATAGTGCTATACGATGGTAGCAACACAATAACTTTCAAGACATCAAACACAGGTCCGTTCGAATACAACGCCATCGCAACAGACGAAGGCACCACGGATCCATACACATTCAGCTCGAACACTGAACTTATTGGAGTAAACAGCAAGCCATCCATAACCCTAACGCCAAGCAACACGACTCTTGATGCTGGTCAGTACGAGACATTCACAATGTCAGTCACCGGCGGCACCGGCCCGTTCGACGTAGAGCTCTATAACATCACTGGTGGAAAGTCTGCCGGAAATGTCATAATACCATATGGCGGCAGCAACACCATAAGCTTCCAGGCAGGCTCCAACACACTATCAAACGCATTCGAATACAACGCCATCGCAACAGACGAAGGCACCACAACACCTTACACATTCAACTCTGCAAGCAATACAATAACAGTATCTCCAGCGCCTACATTAACTCTAACTCCTTCATCGTACTCTGCTGACGCCGGCCAGTACATAATTTATACGGCCAAAGTGTCGGACGCAGGCTTCGGACCATTCAGAGTGCATCTTATGCTAGATAATGTGATTGTGGCAACGGATACGATAACATCTCGTGGAGGCACGGCAACATTATCATATCTTACAAGCAACGCAAATATAGGCGTGCTTTCATTCAATGCCGTAGGAACAGACGAAGGCACCACAACGCCTTACGTGTTCAACTCTCTTCCGGTAACCGCTAACGTATATGCAACTCCAACAACAACGCTTGAACCTAGCAACTCAACGCTTGATGCCGGCCAGTACGAATCGATAAAAGCTCCAATAAGCGGAGGCTCTGGCTACTTTACTGTAGATTTCGTTAGCAAAAATGGAAACATACTGCATACAGACACGCTTACTCCAGGAAACAGCATTGCCTATTACAACTATTCCACAACGGATACTGGCACGTTTGTTGACCACATATCCGCTAAAGACACCGGCGTTACAATACCATACAGCTTCAATTCGCCTACAAACACGATCTATGTATATCAGGCCCCGACAGTGACATCGTTCAGCGTGAGCAACCCAACAATAAGCAATAGCCAGACAGAATATTTCACTGTAAGCGAGGAATACGGCAAAGGCCCGTTCGAAGTAGAGCTCTTCAACGTAAGCAGCAACAGCAGTGTACCAATAACCCCTGGCAATATAGTGACGCCTGGCGGCAGCAACACCATAGGCCTTCCAATGGGCAAGACAGGAAGCTTCACATACAAGATGCTGCTGACTGACTTGGGCACCACAACGCCATACAAGTTCAATTCGTCAACCGAAACCATAAACGTGTACGAGGCCTCTGGTGCAACCCTTAGCGGCAATACGCCACTAGATTCCGGAGAAACAGAAACCCTTACTGTGGACATCTCCAACGGCATAGGGCCATTCGAAGTGGAGCTGTACAATATGACAGGAAGCAAGGAGCTCACAAGCTTCAGCGTGTCAAATTCGGTAAGGTCTGGAAGCTATTCATTCACTGTCGGATCGTTGTCCAACGGTGCAGCGTTTGAGTACAATGCAATAGTTACAGATGAAGCAACAAAGCAGGTAGTATCATCCAATCCTTTCACCGTGACTGTAAACACGGCTCTTGGTG
It encodes:
- a CDS encoding PKD domain-containing protein encodes the protein MSIGKFKPVFAAMLMAVFLIGIVHAAPVLTSLSASNSTIDLGQYVTYNVIASNVISPFTVNLIYTGGPGTVDEESAVNVIETNSITSNGVVTFTSFNGFSTTGSYSFNAIGTSNGISVSSNENTITVNSALGTPTISSASSSYDSGQTVILTASASGGTTPYSYQWYNDTSGTAISGATSNVLSLTANSPSTKIFSYFVSVKDSATTPETENSVAASVKVYPPLSVTVTNSTVYLDAGQEIDFTASASGGTGAADYTYEWTYGSLTPVSGCTSGNTATTCKVEATTAGTYTINVAVTDNGIPTPETANAEASLTVNTDPVITLTPTPVAADGGQAVVYTASITGGTGPFNVELYNITKVTSFIPNIIIDEDSSGNFVFTSPASGAVVNFNAIATDTGTNVPYLFTSGNVELTGSPSPYITISPYSGSNAGNLFDAGQPITYKFQITGGTGPFEVLLHNVTGSSTQISNISVPRSSTRVETGNFMFDSGTEAGTFEYNAIATDTGLTPSYYVFNSITNTIVVHGAPSVSLAPSNAIADAGQSETLLASVTGGTPPYTYTFYNLSGSTPKPISGCTSIPSSTCTFTTSATGSFTYNVVVTDSATTPETFNSIPISITVNTALVANAPLVTNSILDQGQSSTLISQASGGTPPYTYEWFENSDDEGTGPEYQFITSSSTPKGTYTFDYKVTDSASTNSVVTSGTNTVTVNTAPSITLTPSNSVLDAGQYETFTMHVTGGTGPFDVELYNISGSKAVGNVIISSPGGSNTITFKTSKTGSFEYNAIATDEGTTEHYTFSSVTNTITVDSALSANPISINGTKFDIGQSIALSTTPPTTGTPPYTYDFIIESSTGATLFSSGYTSSNTYMYTANTLGTDIANVIVKDSASTPSFSTSNTVTFTTVSTPSITLTPSNSVLDAGQYETFTMSVTGGTGPFNVELYNITGNTIVGSVIVPYDGSNTITFKTSKTGSFEYNAIATDEGTTDPYTVTSSVNTITVDSALSANPISINGTKFDIGQSIALSTTPPTTGTPPYTYDFIIESSTGATLFSSGYTSSNTYMYTANTLGTDIANVIVQDSASTPSFSTSNTVTFTTVSTPSVTLTPSNSTLDAGQYETFTMSVTGGTGPFDVELYNISGGKPVGNVIVPYDGSNTISFNALNSGSSPLTLSYNAIATDEGTSDPYTVTSSVNTITVNTKPVLTISPSNPTIDSGTEETYTMHVTGGTGPFDVELYNITGEKPQGSNVIISLPGGSNTISFTINSPTAITYSFNGIATDEGTTTPYVFNSTKSSIEVAASVGITLTPSNITLDAGQYETYNAGITGGVGPFNTELYNITGSKQQGGTHNDSIISGDYGTFTFQTGVPGTYEYNAIATDTGTTPPEKFSSSPPNTIVVYSTPTVSLSPSSLYIDYPQPETLSATVTGGSGDFLYTFYEPSSGTAPICSQSTSSTCTAVDDYNGIGTDTFNVIVTDIGVTTPYTFNSPLLSVYLHPELEPAVVSQPTSTYTLDVGQTMTISASSASGGTPPYTYTWSIASGTSCPRFVVPGNVHEFSYTPTGPSSNCEFTIATEDSASTPETGTSTTSNIIIDSKPVVSLSPTNPVIDAGQSIALHASVTGGTGQFSYQWYTGIPGGSNTLISGATGTSYDANTPSTTSYFVVVTDTGTNTPYTFNSIKDTVTVDADPSVTVLPPTSTLDVGQSETLSASVTDGTGSFSYQWYNDTKGTGAAIPDATSSSYTFNANNANTFEYYVVVTDTGTTTGATPTITATSNNAVITVNKDPSIAIFPSSATIDAGQTIKFTNKTSDGTGPFTYSYSVSPNNGFTKNDNSFTFTTPNTYTVKETVTDANGETANAVSTVTVDADPSVTVSPPTSTLDAGQSETLSASVTGGTGTYSYQWYNDTTGKGTTISGATSSSYAFTANNANTFKYYVVVTDTGTTTGATPTITATSNNAIVNVYNDITPSDIIISPSPFTVDVGQSIALHASVTGGTGTYSYQWYLNGNTFGTDSDTLTFNGNSSTLSTSVNRIELKVTDTGTSVTPYLSANSPIDYGTVNTAPSVTLTPSNSVLDAGQYETFTMSVTGGTGPFNVELYNITGNTIVGSVIVPYDGSNTITFKTSKIGSFNYNAIATDEGTSGHYTFSSVTNTITVDSALSANPISINGTKFDIGQSIALSTTPPTTGTPPYTYDFIIESSTGTTLFSSGYTSSNTYMYPANTLDTDIANVIVKDSASTPSFSTSNTVTFTTVSTPSVTLTPSNTTLDAGQYETFTMSVTGGTGPFNVELYNVSGGKPVGNVIVLYDGSNTITFKTSNTGPFEYNAIATDEGTTDPYTFSSNTELIGVNSKPSITLTPSNTTLDAGQYETFTMSVTGGTGPFDVELYNITGGKSAGNVIIPYGGSNTISFQAGSNTLSNAFEYNAIATDEGTTTPYTFNSASNTITVSPAPTLTLTPSSYSADAGQYIIYTAKVSDAGFGPFRVHLMLDNVIVATDTITSRGGTATLSYLTSNANIGVLSFNAVGTDEGTTTPYVFNSLPVTANVYATPTTTLEPSNSTLDAGQYESIKAPISGGSGYFTVDFVSKNGNILHTDTLTPGNSIAYYNYSTTDTGTFVDHISAKDTGVTIPYSFNSPTNTIYVYQAPTVTSFSVSNPTISNSQTEYFTVSEEYGKGPFEVELFNVSSNSSVPITPGNIVTPGGSNTIGLPMGKTGSFTYKMLLTDLGTTTPYKFNSSTETINVYEASGATLSGNTPLDSGETETLTVDISNGIGPFEVELYNMTGSKELTSFSVSNSVRSGSYSFTVGSLSNGAAFEYNAIVTDEATKQVVSSNPFTVTVNTALGAPHAPSISAQKIDQGQTETVTDTIPSTGTKQYTYEWLVSHNGGSYSEALSSECAVPSGTASAGQLVTCSFDTNQTTLTGNYIYKLQVTDSAEQPSTVTSAPSNAVTLAAILISTISSAPSTIDAGQSILMSGSASGGFTPYSYQWLAKAPGQSAYTASEANTLCGSSAQSSSCDFTTASTANPGLYGLELVATDSATTPETVTSAPVAVTVDADPSVTVSPPTSTLDVGQSETLSASVTGGTGTYSYQWYNDTTGTGATILGAISSSYAFTANNANTFKYYVVVTDTGTTTGATPTITATSNNAIITVSNNPSLTISPSSATIDAGQTIKFTNHTSYGTSPYTYSYSVSPSTGFTENDNSFTFATAGTYTVKETVTDANGETANAVSTVTVNTKPTVTLTPYSGNTIGNEFDSNQVITYNVMVTGGVGPFDVELYNITGNTIVGNLITSPGGSNTISFNALDTGSNTLILTYNAIATDTGTTIPYTFSSASNTIYVHPALGSGLMLSNATLDVGQSTLITAEIHGGTPPYTYEFELGNTIINTNNTANTIASYFFTPNSMETGNSVTVNVLVTDSATTPAHETLSNTITIMPQPTVTITPNATAFYPGNVITYKVMVTNGIGPFNVELYNITGGKPVGNVIVPYDGSNTISFNALNSGTSPLTLSYNAIATDTGTKTPYTFSSASNTITVYNKSVTTTTTTTTTTTTTTTTTIAPSNGGGTGGGAGAPPSSGGAGAFVPTVTSFNTTNSTCYQIVNFTQHNFEILNFSSIRLKITENYISPNDSGVSVNSTAYELFVGKQVNFTLGGSKFYLLMTNLSYIPKIDTIKLDVCEYKPTPAKTTTVPTTSTTTVPTTIATTTIAPTTSATTTVPPPPPAKAGPYLIAAVIALALLLILLGYFRRTRRNTSSTAQHSGSKKNR